The following are from one region of the Pectobacterium actinidiae genome:
- a CDS encoding DUF441 domain-containing protein: MAYFDPTLLILLVLAGLGIISHNMTVTLAILVLLAIRITPLNSYFPWVEKYGLSIGIVILTIGVMAPIASGKITASEVMHSFLHWKSLLAILIGVVVSWLGGRGVSLMSNQPSVVAGLLVGTVMGVALFRGVPVGPLIAAGLLSLLIGKT, from the coding sequence ATGGCTTACTTCGATCCGACATTGTTAATTCTGCTCGTCCTGGCGGGGCTGGGTATCATCAGCCACAACATGACCGTCACGCTGGCGATTCTGGTTTTGCTGGCGATACGCATCACGCCTTTGAATAGCTATTTTCCGTGGGTAGAAAAATACGGCCTGAGCATCGGTATCGTCATTCTGACGATTGGCGTAATGGCACCGATTGCCAGCGGAAAAATTACCGCCAGTGAAGTGATGCACTCCTTCCTGCACTGGAAATCCCTGCTGGCGATCCTCATTGGTGTTGTCGTGTCCTGGCTTGGCGGACGCGGCGTGTCACTGATGAGTAACCAGCCTTCCGTTGTGGCCGGGCTGCTGGTGGGAACGGTCATGGGCGTGGCGCTGTTTCGCGGCGTTCCGGTTGGTCCGCTGATCGCCGCTGGCCTGCTTTCTCTGCTGATCGGCAAGACCTGA
- the purC gene encoding phosphoribosylaminoimidazolesuccinocarboxamide synthase — MQKLAELYRGKAKTVYTTEDPDLLVLEFRNDTSAGDGARIEQFDRKGMVNNKFNHFIMSKLEEAGIPTQMVSLLSDNEVLVKKLEMVPVECVVRNRAAGSLVKRLGIEEGIELNPPLFDLFLKNDEMHDPMVNESYCKTFGWVNEENLARMKELSYKANDVLSKLFGDAGLILVDFKLEFGLFKGEVVLGDEFSPDGSRLWDKETLNKMDKDRFRQSLGGLIEAYEEVAHRIGVKLD; from the coding sequence ATGCAAAAGCTAGCTGAGCTGTATCGTGGAAAGGCGAAAACCGTCTACACCACCGAAGATCCCGATCTACTGGTGCTGGAGTTCCGCAATGATACATCAGCAGGAGACGGTGCACGCATTGAACAGTTTGACCGTAAAGGAATGGTGAATAACAAATTCAACCATTTCATCATGAGCAAACTGGAAGAAGCTGGAATCCCAACGCAAATGGTGAGCCTGCTGTCTGACAATGAAGTCCTGGTGAAAAAGCTGGAGATGGTGCCGGTCGAGTGTGTCGTGCGCAACCGCGCGGCAGGGTCGCTGGTAAAACGTCTGGGGATTGAAGAAGGCATTGAGCTGAACCCGCCGTTGTTCGATCTGTTCCTGAAAAACGATGAAATGCATGACCCGATGGTAAACGAATCTTACTGTAAGACGTTCGGCTGGGTGAATGAAGAGAATCTGGCTCGCATGAAAGAGCTGAGCTACAAGGCGAACGACGTGCTAAGCAAACTGTTTGGTGACGCCGGGCTAATTCTGGTCGATTTCAAACTGGAGTTTGGTCTGTTCAAAGGCGAAGTCGTGCTGGGTGATGAGTTCTCACCGGACGGTAGCCGCCTGTGGGACAAAGAAACGCTGAACAAAATGGATAAAGACCGTTTCCGTCAGAGCCTCGGTGGCTTGATTGAAGCATATGAAGAAGTTGCGCACCGTATCGGCGTAAAATTAGACTAA